A genomic stretch from Maniola jurtina chromosome 26, ilManJurt1.1, whole genome shotgun sequence includes:
- the LOC123878896 gene encoding uncharacterized protein LOC123878896: MEAIQQSVQALTEHFNTQMAEFQKNLQGAIPAASPTSNIAAQFNAFRTFVLSALSGLQQQVEVLAKQMDQLEMRSRKKMLLVHGIPESDDSNLAATVSTSLSDHLKLSAFQEDCLSRCQRIGQPKSDKPRAILLKFHDLSMRNQVWFAKTSLKNTGITLSEFLTKDRHDAFMAARQKFGISKCWTRDGLIIIAGQANKRYRVTTITEVNSISQARADEEATPSAAAPTAKPTSNVNKPSFNAPSRAKRITKK; encoded by the coding sequence ATGGAGGCCATTCAGCAGTCAGTACAGGCGTTGACGGAGCACTTTAACACACAGATGGCTGAGTTTCAAAAAAACTTGCAAGGTGCTATTCCAGCTGCGAGCCCCACCTCAAATATTGCAGCTCAATTTAATGCTTTCCGGACCTTCGTGTTGTCAGCTCTCTCAGGTCTACAGCAACAAGTGGAAGTCCTAGCCAAGCAAATGGATCAACTTGAGATGCGGAGCAGAAAAAAGATGCTATTAGTACATGGCATCCCCGAGAGCGATGACAGCAATCTAGCGGCCACGGTAAGCACATCTCTGTCTGATCATCTCAAGCTGTCGGCCTTCCAGGAAGACTGCCTCAGTCGTTGCCAACGGATCGGTCAGCCTAAGAGCGACAAGCCCCGGGCCATACTCCTTAAGTTCCATGACTTGTCAATGAGGAATCAGGTGTGGTTTGCAAAGACTTCACTCAAGAATACTGGCATAACACTGTCGGAATTTCTGACAAAAGACAGGCACGACGCTTTTATGGCAGCGAGGCAGAAGTTTGGGATTTCGAAGTGCTGGACGAGAGATGGTCTTATTATTATTGCGGGTCAGGCCAACAAGCGTTACCGCGTCACAACCATTACGGAAGTAAATTCCATTAGCCAGGCACGCGCTGACGAAGAAGCCACGCCTTCAGCGGCCGCTCCTACTGCCAAGCCGACTTCTAATGTGAATAAACCATCCTTTAATGCACCCTCGAGGGCCAAAAGAATCACTAAGAAGTAA